Proteins encoded within one genomic window of Tamandua tetradactyla isolate mTamTet1 chromosome 11, mTamTet1.pri, whole genome shotgun sequence:
- the PRR18 gene encoding proline-rich protein 18, producing the protein MPFPPIPPPPQQQQAQGGSSPAPGARQVPARLGAPRRAAAPVCAPRGSSPPSAAGEKKKRPPEQPEAPLSSSWPSASEKRQVARRPAGALASRSPGPGPLRPPLPATCAPAGLGRSRDGLTPGASVGAGAGDAVRFSLSLTPEAVLVIQRRHLEKQLLARPRRPCAPPAADPKRPFAAGPRAKAPDPSAASLGRRAPPPSPLPGGLQSPGGGARGGDLRALLKISLLNERHKYDDVEYEDEAAGVDEGLVRKCTEWLRGVETAAAPRDSAERPEVLPHLGPL; encoded by the coding sequence ATGCCCTTCCCGCCCATCCCGCCGCCGCCGCAGCAGCAGCAGGCCCAGGGCGGGTCCTCCCCGGCCCCGGGCGCGCGCCAGGTACCCGCGAGGCTCGGCGCCCCGAGGAGGGCGGCGGCGCCCGTGTGCGCCCCGCGGGGTTCCTCGCCCCCGTCGGCTGCGGGCGAGAAGAAGAAGAGGCCCCCGGAGCAACCCGAGGCGCCGCTCTCCAGCTCGTGGCCCTCGGCCTCCGAGAAGAGGCAGGTGGCTCGGAGGCCCGCGGGCGCTCTGGCCTCCAGGTCCCCGGGGCCCGGCCCCCTGCGCCCGCCGCTCCCGGCCACGTGCGCGCCCGCAGGGCTGGGCCGCTCCCGCGACGGCCTGACGCCCGGGGCCTCggtgggggcgggggccgggGACGCGGTGCGCTTCTCCCTGAGCCTGACTCCCGAGGCCGTGCTGGTGATCCAGCGGCGCCACCTGGAGAAGCAGCTGCTGGCGCGGCCCCGCCGGCCCTGCGCGCCGCCCGCCGCCGACCCCAAGCGTCCCTTCGCGGCGGGTCCCCGGGCCAAGGCCCCCGACCCCTCGGCCGCGAGCCTGGGCCGCCGCGCCCCGCCGCCCTCGCCCCTGCCCGGCGGCCTGCAGTCCCCCGGCGGTGGCGCCCGCGGCGGGGACCTCCGGGCCTTGCTGAAGATCTCGCTGCTCAACGAGCGCCACAAGTACGACGACGTGGAGTACGAGGACGAGGCGGCGGGCGTGGACGAGGGCCTGGTGCGCAAGTGCACCGAGTGGCTGCGCGGCGTGGAGACGGCGGCCGCCCCGCGCGACAGCGCCGAGCGGCCGGAGGTGCTGCCCCACCTGGGCCCCCTGTGA